In Macadamia integrifolia cultivar HAES 741 chromosome 12, SCU_Mint_v3, whole genome shotgun sequence, the following are encoded in one genomic region:
- the LOC122057260 gene encoding RNA-binding protein PNO1-like, which yields MEIEKVSSEPNVGSIPMKPKFEPLKAHEMSDGRVQFRKVSVPPHRYAPLKKAWMEIYTPVYEQMKIDIRMNLKARKVELKTRSDTPDVSSLQKSADFVHAFMLGFDVIDAIALLRMDELYVDSFEIKDVKTLRGEHLSRAIGRLSGKGGKTKFAIENSTRTRIVIADSKIHILGSFANIKVARDSLCSLILGSPAGKVYSKLRAVSARLAERF from the coding sequence ATGGAAATTGAGAAGGTTTCTTCAGAACCCAATGTTGGATCCATTCCTATGAAGCCAAAATTTGAGCCTTTGAAGGCTCATGAGATGTCTGATGGACGTGTTCAGTTTCGAAAGGTTTCTGTTCCTCCTCATCGGTATGCACCTCTGAAAAAAGCATGGATGGAAATCTATACCCCAGTCTATGAACAGATGAAAATTGACATCCGTATGAATCTCAAGGCTCGAAAGGTTGAATTGAAGACTAGATCAGACACACCAGATGTCAGTAGCCTACAGAAATCTGCTGATTTTGTTCATGCATTCATGCTTGGGTTTGATGTGATCGATGCAATTGCTCTGCTGCGTATGGATGAACTGTATGTGGATTCTTTTGAGATCAAGGATGTGAAGACATTGCGAGGTGAACATTTATCTCGGGCAATTGGGAGGCTGTCTGGTAAAGGGGGTAAGACAAAGTTTGCAATTGAGAATTCTACAAGGACAAGGATTGTGATAGCTGATAGCAAGATTCATATCCTAGGATCATTTGCCAACATCAAAGTTGCTAGGGATTCTCTTTGTAGTCTCATTCTAGGTTCACCAGCTGGTAAGGTGTATTCAAAACTTAGAGCGGTCAGTGCTAGGCTAGCGGAAAGGTTTTGa